In Nitrospira sp. MA-1, the genomic window AGAGAAATTGTCCACGCATTCCCGCGTGATGAGGAAGCCCAGGCATAGAACATTTGGCTACCTTGAAGGCCAAACCCTCTGCCCCTGTCATATTTCATTTCTCAAAGGTCATCCTGGTGGATGGTCCAAGGGATGTTTAGGTGCTGGTCAAATCCGGTCAGTGTTGGAAATGATGCTGAAGGGCTTTGCCCCAGTAGGAATCCGGTTGAGCTTGCCATGCCTGCTCGTGCAGCCATTGCAAACTGGCGCGGTCGCGTACCAGGTGACAGAGTTCTTTTTGCGTGAGGGTGTGCGGGCCATGTTGAAAGCATCGTTTGCGGAGCGCGAGGATCATTTCCTGTTTTTTCCCCCCACGATGCGCATGAGCCATGGCTTGATGTACCTGGTTCAGCACCGGATCCAGGATAGCCTGTATGGCGGGAGAAGAGCGCTCAGTGTATGTTTCTAATTGAGGATAGGTCCTGGCATAGACATCGTCCAGCAATGGTGAGCCATGACGTTCCTCAGGAACTTGTAAGAATCCCCAGCGTTTCAGTCGTTCACCGGGTCCTACCCGACTGAGAAAGACGGAGGTGGGCGCGGCAAATACGAGTGGACCTGCGACCGGAAGGGACCAGAAAAAAAACATCTGATCAAGCCAGAAAGCGAATGCGGCCCAGGATCCGGCAATCAGTGTTCCTGGTGCCTGATTTAAAATTGCGGCTGACCAGCCGGTTTCATCTGTTCGATTCTGGCCAGCCCACCGCAACGACGTGTTGAGCAGGGCTTCTACCACAAAACGGCTATGGGCCAACATGCGGATGGGCGCGAGGAGAGTGGACACCATTATTTCCAGCAAGACACTAATCAGGAGTCGAATGATGCCACCGTGCTGTTTGCCTCGTCGACATCGGATGACATCGATCACCGCCAGAAATTTTGGCAAAAACAGCAGAAACAAGGTGCTGCTGGCTAGAATGATGGCCCATTCCGGATTCCATTCAGGCCAATGGGGAAAGAGGCTATGAGGTTCCGGAAAGTAATTAATGGGATATAGCACTAACCGTGCGGCCTCAATCGTGGTTAATACCAAAAAAATTAACCATAACGGGGAGGCCAGATAGGACATTATCCCGTTCAAAAATGCCATGCGATGGGCAGGCCGCAAACCAGGTTCAAACAGCATGAGCCACATGTGCTGTAAATTGCCCTTGGCCCAGCGTTTATCGCGTTGCAAGTCATCCACAAGGGTGGGAGGGGATTCTTCATAACTGTGAGAGAGTTCCGGTTCCAGCCAGACTTCAAACCCGCCCCGTCCCATAAATGAGGCTTCCACAAAATCGTGACTGAGAATAGGGCCATGAAAAAGTCCTGGTCCGGGAAGCCGCTTCAGGCCGGCATGTTCCATAAACGCTTGGGTACGAAGAATGGCGTTATGGCCCCAGTAGACTGCTTCCCCAAGCTGTAGGGAGGCAAGGCCTGTCGTAAACAGTGGGCCGTAGATATGATTGGCAAATTGCTGGACCCGTGCAAACATTGAACGGGAATTGATCAAGGTGGGGCTGGTTTGCAGGATGCCTGTTTGAGGTTCAGCCTGCATGAGTTGCACCATCGTGACCAGGGTGGATCCGCCCATGAGACTATCCGCATCCAGGACGATCATGTACTCATAGCCGGAACCCCATCGGCGAAGAAAGTCGGCAATATTGCCACTTTTATAATGTTGGTTCAAAGACCGGCGCCGATAAAACAGATGTCCGCCCGCTCCCAATTCGTTACATAATCTATGCCAGGCGGCTTGTTCAGCCAGCCACACATCCGGATTGCGGCTGTCGGAAAGAATGAAAAAATCAAAATGGTCAATCTGCCCTGTCTGTTCTAATGAGCGATACATTGCGCGGATGCCGCCGAACGTCCGCTGAATGGGTTCGTGGTAGATCGGCATGACCACGGCTGTCCGTGCTAGGGGTTGAGTGCCTAACTCTGCAGCGGTATGGCGTCCCAGTGGTGAAAATCGATCCCCGCCGAAACACCGGAGGACAAATCCGAATATGCCAATCCAAAATCCAACGGAAATCCAGAGGAATAGCACAAAAAACAGGGCAATAATCGCCATCTCCAGGAAATTCCCCCCATGATAGGGAAGGATGGCCGTCATATACGAAGCGGCCACGAAAGATTGAATGAGGACTAATACGGTGAGCAGGCCACGGCGGAGTCCTGCGGCAATTCTCCAGCTTATTCGGCTGGGGGCGGCTAGCGAATGCTGGGCCTCGGCGATTGTGGCTTCACGAATTTTCATGGTTTAAAACTCATGCTGCCGCGTGTGATCGGTGGAGCGGTGGTTGGAAGTTCAGGAATTTGAAGGGCAAAGTGGTCATGGATTCTTGTCATCACAAATTGCAGTGGATCTTCCTCTTCTGATGCCAATCCGGCTTCAACCAGAGTGAGAGCCCGCAGGGTGACCTCGCGAGTTAGTTCCACTCCCATGGCCGACAGGTAATCGCAGACTCGTGAAAGAGTATGTTCGGCAATCGATCGGGCCATTATTCTTTGTCTTGTGCCAGAATGTTATTGTTCGTTGGTAGGCGGTACGTCCAGGTTTCCGTTAAGGTTGCCAAATCAGTTTTGAGAAATGCCCGCAAATGAAGCGGCTTTTTGTCTTGAGGTTTGGCCAGGATGGACAATCGCCATCCGTGTATCTGTTCATGATACTCCACAAAATGTTCCAGGATGTCGCTATTATCCAACACCGTGACCTGGCCGCTGATGGGAGCATCGGGCGGCATTTTGCTCAGTGGGCCACCCGCAAAATCGATAATGATGCGATACGCCTGCGGAACATTTCCTCCCCCGATACGATTACCGTCTCCGATAAAGGTATTGACCACGGTTCCCAACGGATTTTGTGAGAGAGTGGCCTTCCCAAAACTCACATCATAGGCCATTTCTAAAGGGGTCTCCCGGGTTACGGGCGCGACGGGTGTCCAAAATGCGACGATGTTGTCATGCGTTTCATTGGGGGTAGGCAGTTGGACGAGCACCACTTTTCCCTGTCCCCAGTCACCCTGTGGTTCGACCCAGGCGCTTGGACGTTTTTCATAATGCGCACCGAGATCTTCGTAGCCGGAAAAATTTTCCTCACGTTGTAATAACCCGAATCCTTGTACATTCTCCGTGCTAAAAAAATCCATTTCCAGGTTGGCAGGATTCATTAAGGGGCGCCACAACCATTCACGAGTGAGGCCATCATGAATCTGCAATCCGTCCGAATCATGGACTTCCCGGCGCCATTCTCCAGCTGGTCGTGGGGTATTCTCGCCATAAAAAAACATGCTGGTCAGCGGGGCAACACCTAATAACTGAATAGGTTTTCTGGGGAAGAGTTGAGTGCGTACCTTCATCTTCGTCTGGCTACCGGGAACAATGGTAAATTGATACGCTCCAGTGAGACTGATGCTGTCCAGTAACCCATAGACCACCATTTCTTTGGCATCCGGAGACGGGCGTACCAACCAGAATTCCGTGAATGAAGGAAATACCTCCCCGCTGGGGAGTCCTGTATCAATGGCCAGGCCTCGTCCTGCTAGCCCGAACACGTTTTCCTTTCCGACCCCCCGAAAATAACTCGCCCCTGCGAAAACCAGAAACTGATTTTGCTCATTTTTGTTTTTCAAGGGAAATGTCAGCTTGAATCCCGCAAATCCTACGTCGGCCGGCACCCGTTTTTCGATTTCGGGGTCGGCAAAAACAAAGTCGCTTTTCTTAAAAACCAGCGGGCGTGGACCTTCGGAGTCGATGACGTTGAGTGTCACGGGGTGGGTGTAATGCAAACCCGGAGTCAGTAACATGACTTGGAAATTTGAATTACTCTCTTTCCAAAGACTGTGTTCAGGATTAAACCGGATCCCTTGATATGCTTCGTAGGATATTTCCCGCATAATTTTGGGGATGGGTTGAGGTGCTTCATAGGGTTTATCTGCTAAAGCTTTCGCTCTCTGCACCACTTGATCGAATGTGAAACCCGCTGCAACATGCAGGGGGAACATCAAGAACATCGCGATCATACCGGCAAACAATAATCTCATCACTGACGCCCCCGTTAATAAAGATTATGAAACTGCAATCGCCCATATGAAATATCCCATTGAGTCCAGACCTGACAAAGGTTTGCTCGATGGGGGAGGTTATTCTGAGTTGGCTAAGAGGGGGATGGTCCACCTGCCTTATCTGTGCCCGGTCACCCATTGTACTACATGGGTATATGAAAAACTGAGGGGATGAGGGGAATTTATTGGGAGAAATCCCAGGGGTAAGAGAGGTGGATCTCTTTCTTCCATTGGATTTGGGAGACAGGGGAACCATTTGAGACGGTAGCACGCAAAAATATGGTCCTGGACAGTGTGAACAATTCCTTGAGGCAATTCTCGTCTTAGGACTGAATGAGAATATATTCTTAATCAAGGATAATTTGGACTCGATTATAGCATAATCTTATCCGGCATCTACCCTTGTTTTTGTTGTTTTTAAATGGTTTTTTAATTAGATCACACGATTCTGGAATATTATCGAATGATAACTGCGATTGAAAGAGGAACCGGAGTACTATCCAGGAGTGCTCATTTCATTAAAATGAACCCGGGCAAACCAGGTTGCTCCCTTCGGTAAGCATGGTGCTGGCCGGCTTTGCTGGTTGCCTATGGGCCGGATCCGAGGAAATGGGCTGCATGCTTTTAGCGCCGAAGGTCTTAACGAGGTAATAGTATAAATTGTGTGCCCAGTATGTAGGCAATTACCCTTTTATCTCATGTCAGGGTGCAGTTAGGGAGCGCTTCGAAATTGTTCAACATAGAAAAACCCAAGGTCGCTCTAGAGATGCAGGGGGCCTTATTTATTTGAAAGTGAGGTAAACAACGCAAGGGTTGAGCGGATGTCGATATCGGGAGTATCCGTGGTCCAGGAGACGCGTATCGAAAGGTTTGAGGGAAAGGAGGGATGGGTGAGAGTTTTCCAGGCAAGGGATTGAGTGGTGGAAAGTGTGTGCATGGTCTGTTCCGTGCGTTCGTCAAGACAGACGAACGATAAAATGCCTGGAGCATGTGGCCCGTCCCATTCTATCGTCCGAATACATGAATTTGGTCGGAGACAGGCTTTCCACTCCTCTCTAAACCCTTCAAGAACTTGGTTGTTTGAACTTGTTTGAGCCTTGAGATGGCAGGCTTTGGCGAATCCGGCGATCAAGCCGATGTTTTGAGTGCCTAATTCATATCCGGCCCAATAAGGTTGTGTTTCCTGGTGACTGTCCTTCCCGATTATCAGCGCGCCGGTCCCCATTGGACCGGTGCACCATTTATGGCCAGGGAAAAAATACGCATAGGGAGAAATCTCTTGGAAGGAAACCGGAATATGTCCGATGGCTTGTGCCCCGTCTACGATGAGCGGCGTGTGGTGTGACTGAGCGAGGTCCTGGATTGTGGTGATAGGAAAAATACGCCCATCAAAATGAGAGACGTGACTGATGACGATGGCCTGAATGGGTTGTTCATCCAATGTGCGTTCAAGAGCGGAAAGAAACCCTGAGGGGGCATCCGGGTCGAGTGCAATGACGCGGACGCCACGGTCATTCAGTTTTTTTATTTCATCGAGAATCGTGGAATTTTCATGTGTGGTGGTCAGTAGCACATTTCCGGATTTCCAATTGATTCGAGAAAGGACAAGACTGCACGCGGTTGTGGTATTCGGCATGAAGGCGAGCCGTTGTTCATCGTTCAACGTCAACCAATCCGCAATGGACCGTCGACATCGTTGAAGGGTGTCCCGGTAATATTGAATGCCGGCATCCGCATACAACAAGTGGCTGAACGTTTCGAGTGTCCTGGAAATCTCTTGCTGCACCTCATGATTGAACGGAGCGAGGCCAGCCGGGTTGAGATAGATCATGGGAGTAAGTTGGCGGAGCACCCTGCGGTAATGAGGTTAATTCGGATCTGAGCCATGATGGAGAAGGTCCTGCCCTTCTTGAACCCGGCTTAGGGTTTTTTTGCGAGCGCGAGACCAATCAGGCTGTCAGGGTCCGAGTACCATTTGACCAAGGCAAAACCCGAAGAGGCCAGAAGTTCTTCGGCCAAGGGTCGGTCATATTTCGTGCTGATTTCTGTGCGGATTTCCTCCCCTTGCTTGAGGTGGACCTTTAAGTTTAAGTCCTGAATGCCCAGAGTTTGATCTTCTCGCGACCGGAGCCACATCTCGATGCGATGGTCGGCTTCATTATACCGCGCGACATGGTCAAATGATTCTGAATCGCTCTGACTACCGAATTGATTATGAAGCACTCGAATAATATTCTTGTTGAATTTTGCGGTGATGCCCTGCTGGTCATTATATGCGGCTTCCAGCCGATTACGATCCGTAATAAGTTGGACACCCAATAAGAAATAATCTCCCGGTGCCATTTCTGAATTCACAGAGGAGAGAAACTCGTGAGCGGCGGTAGCAGGAAGATTGCCAATGGTTCCTCCAAGGATGACCACGAGGCGCTTGCCGCCTTCCGGAATATGCTCCAAATGGACCAGGAAATCTCCCACCACGCCATGGATGTGGAGTCCTGGGTACTCCCGGACCAGCTCTTCGGAGACTCGCCGGACAATGGCTTCATCGACGTCAAAGGGGACGAAATAGTGCAGTTGGTTGACGTTGGCCATGGCATCGAGGAGGACTCGCGTTTTTGTGGCCGCCCCCGATCCTAATTCCACAAGTTCTTCCGCTTCGCTGATGCCGACGATTTCATCAGCCCATCGGGTGAGCAGTTGATGCTCGGTGCGGGTTTGATAATATTCCGGCAACTCACATATTTGCTCAAAGAGGGTGGATCCGCGTTCATCATAGAAGAGTTTGGAAGGAAGCGTTTTGGGATTTGCCAATAGGCCACGGGTAATTTCGGTTTTTAGCAGATCCGGGTCTTCTCTGGTTAATGGAAGATCGATGGTAATTGATGGATCTGTTTGCGATGTCATGAGCTCTCCTTGGGTGTGCACCGTAGTTAATCCTCTGGCCTCCACCCTCAGGCAGCAGCGCAGACGGCGCGATTTTTAGAATAAGATGGAAATGAAATGTTCAAGAAAAAGAACATCCTTCGAATTAATTTTTCTAATGTAATGCGGGATGGGGGAAGATTTCCGTTCAAAAAAATCGATGATCGGTCTTCCATAAGCATAACTGAAAGGCCGTCCGTGGATGATGGCGAACGTATTAGAATTACATCAGTACCTTTACTATACCGGCAGAGGGGTTTCCGGGCAAGATAAGGGTATTAACCAAATCAGATATGTAAGAGGCTCTTTTGTCCGCCAAAACGTCACGTTGGTTGGGGTGCATCTTCAAATATCAGAAAGCGGTTTTGTGTGGTTAGTGAGCCGGTTCCAAGCCTCGTGGCCGAGCCCATTGTTCTACCCGACCTAAGACTCCATCAACCGATAAAGCCAATACCGTTGCGGGTAAGGCACCGGATAAGATCAAATTGACATCCGCAAGTTGGAGCCCTGCCACGATGGGGACACCCAAACCTCCTGCGCCGATAAAGGCGGCCAGTGTCGCAGTCCCGACGGTCCAGATGGCAGAGGTGCGAATCCCCGCCATGATGGTCGGCGCGGCAAGTGGAAGGCGAATGGTACGGAGAATTTGCCACTCTGTCATCCCAAGGGCTCGCCCGGTTTCCACAACATTTGGAGCTGCGTCCCGCAATCCCGAATAGGTATTCCGAAGGATGGGGAATAATGAATACATCCATAAGGCCATGATGGCGGGAAGCGCTCCCACGCCAAATATCGGAATCATAAAGGCCAGAAGCGCGATGGATGGAATGGTTTGCAACATGCCGACAATGCGGATAATCGTTTCCGCTCCCTTTCGCCATTGTTCGAGGGCCAATCCCAATGGGATGGCCACCAGAATCCCAAGGAATAAACCAAAACCGGAGAGCCCAAGATGTTCTCCCGTGCGCATGGCCAGATTAGAACGCTTGGCCCACATGTAGGAAAAAATAGAATCGGATGAGTCCGCACTGGCGTCTGGTTGTGTGTGATTGCCGGCCACAAGATTGAGTGCCCGTAAAGCGCTATGCGCGACTTGGGGAACCGGTTCTCCCTGTTCTTGAATCCGAAGATTTAATTCACGCATGTGTGGTAGATCCAATGCATTGGTGAGCAAGTTGATGACCTTTCCCAATTCCGGATGACGGTTGAGAATTTCTCCGCGAACGAGTGCTGCGGCCTCATAAGGCGGGAAAAAGTGACGATCATCTTTCAGAACGACAAAGTCATATACGGCCAAGCGTCCATCCGTGGTGTAGACATCTAAGATGTCTACCTCTCCCTTGTCTGTGGCCTGATATTTTAAGGTTTGTTGCATGCCGATCACTTCCTGAAACTGTAACCCGTAGGATTGATTCAACCCTACCAATCCATCTTCTCGCTGGATAAATTCATACCCAAATCCGGCTTTCATCTGTGGTGCGACATGCGCGAGATCAGAGATTGTTCGCAGTGCTAAAGTCTGGGCTTGATCACGGCGAAGGGCAAGCGCATAAGAATTATCAAATCCTAGCGGTGCCATCCACC contains:
- a CDS encoding glycine betaine ABC transporter substrate-binding protein, which encodes MVNTYPIRQRRGKILIGFVVGILGLLYSLSLPVWASDTIVVGSKNFMESRLLAEMFAQLIEARTELTVTRRLGLAGTQVCFEALKTGGIDLYPEYTGTGLVTILGEPPMNDRVSVLNHVRTEFLHRWDIWWMAPLGFDNSYALALRRDQAQTLALRTISDLAHVAPQMKAGFGYEFIQREDGLVGLNQSYGLQFQEVIGMQQTLKYQATDKGEVDILDVYTTDGRLAVYDFVVLKDDRHFFPPYEAAALVRGEILNRHPELGKVINLLTNALDLPHMRELNLRIQEQGEPVPQVAHSALRALNLVAGNHTQPDASADSSDSIFSYMWAKRSNLAMRTGEHLGLSGFGLFLGILVAIPLGLALEQWRKGAETIIRIVGMLQTIPSIALLAFMIPIFGVGALPAIMALWMYSLFPILRNTYSGLRDAAPNVVETGRALGMTEWQILRTIRLPLAAPTIMAGIRTSAIWTVGTATLAAFIGAGGLGVPIVAGLQLADVNLILSGALPATVLALSVDGVLGRVEQWARPRGLEPAH
- a CDS encoding aminotransferase class V-fold PLP-dependent enzyme; amino-acid sequence: MIYLNPAGLAPFNHEVQQEISRTLETFSHLLYADAGIQYYRDTLQRCRRSIADWLTLNDEQRLAFMPNTTTACSLVLSRINWKSGNVLLTTTHENSTILDEIKKLNDRGVRVIALDPDAPSGFLSALERTLDEQPIQAIVISHVSHFDGRIFPITTIQDLAQSHHTPLIVDGAQAIGHIPVSFQEISPYAYFFPGHKWCTGPMGTGALIIGKDSHQETQPYWAGYELGTQNIGLIAGFAKACHLKAQTSSNNQVLEGFREEWKACLRPNSCIRTIEWDGPHAPGILSFVCLDERTEQTMHTLSTTQSLAWKTLTHPSFPSNLSIRVSWTTDTPDIDIRSTLALFTSLSNK
- the mdoH gene encoding glucans biosynthesis glucosyltransferase MdoH, producing MKIREATIAEAQHSLAAPSRISWRIAAGLRRGLLTVLVLIQSFVAASYMTAILPYHGGNFLEMAIIALFFVLFLWISVGFWIGIFGFVLRCFGGDRFSPLGRHTAAELGTQPLARTAVVMPIYHEPIQRTFGGIRAMYRSLEQTGQIDHFDFFILSDSRNPDVWLAEQAAWHRLCNELGAGGHLFYRRRSLNQHYKSGNIADFLRRWGSGYEYMIVLDADSLMGGSTLVTMVQLMQAEPQTGILQTSPTLINSRSMFARVQQFANHIYGPLFTTGLASLQLGEAVYWGHNAILRTQAFMEHAGLKRLPGPGLFHGPILSHDFVEASFMGRGGFEVWLEPELSHSYEESPPTLVDDLQRDKRWAKGNLQHMWLMLFEPGLRPAHRMAFLNGIMSYLASPLWLIFLVLTTIEAARLVLYPINYFPEPHSLFPHWPEWNPEWAIILASSTLFLLFLPKFLAVIDVIRCRRGKQHGGIIRLLISVLLEIMVSTLLAPIRMLAHSRFVVEALLNTSLRWAGQNRTDETGWSAAILNQAPGTLIAGSWAAFAFWLDQMFFFWSLPVAGPLVFAAPTSVFLSRVGPGERLKRWGFLQVPEERHGSPLLDDVYARTYPQLETYTERSSPAIQAILDPVLNQVHQAMAHAHRGGKKQEMILALRKRCFQHGPHTLTQKELCHLVRDRASLQWLHEQAWQAQPDSYWGKALQHHFQH
- the egtD gene encoding L-histidine N(alpha)-methyltransferase, with the translated sequence MTSQTDPSITIDLPLTREDPDLLKTEITRGLLANPKTLPSKLFYDERGSTLFEQICELPEYYQTRTEHQLLTRWADEIVGISEAEELVELGSGAATKTRVLLDAMANVNQLHYFVPFDVDEAIVRRVSEELVREYPGLHIHGVVGDFLVHLEHIPEGGKRLVVILGGTIGNLPATAAHEFLSSVNSEMAPGDYFLLGVQLITDRNRLEAAYNDQQGITAKFNKNIIRVLHNQFGSQSDSESFDHVARYNEADHRIEMWLRSREDQTLGIQDLNLKVHLKQGEEIRTEISTKYDRPLAEELLASSGFALVKWYSDPDSLIGLALAKKP
- a CDS encoding glucan biosynthesis protein G — translated: MRLLFAGMIAMFLMFPLHVAAGFTFDQVVQRAKALADKPYEAPQPIPKIMREISYEAYQGIRFNPEHSLWKESNSNFQVMLLTPGLHYTHPVTLNVIDSEGPRPLVFKKSDFVFADPEIEKRVPADVGFAGFKLTFPLKNKNEQNQFLVFAGASYFRGVGKENVFGLAGRGLAIDTGLPSGEVFPSFTEFWLVRPSPDAKEMVVYGLLDSISLTGAYQFTIVPGSQTKMKVRTQLFPRKPIQLLGVAPLTSMFFYGENTPRPAGEWRREVHDSDGLQIHDGLTREWLWRPLMNPANLEMDFFSTENVQGFGLLQREENFSGYEDLGAHYEKRPSAWVEPQGDWGQGKVVLVQLPTPNETHDNIVAFWTPVAPVTRETPLEMAYDVSFGKATLSQNPLGTVVNTFIGDGNRIGGGNVPQAYRIIIDFAGGPLSKMPPDAPISGQVTVLDNSDILEHFVEYHEQIHGWRLSILAKPQDKKPLHLRAFLKTDLATLTETWTYRLPTNNNILAQDKE